In Trichoplusia ni isolate ovarian cell line Hi5 chromosome 2, tn1, whole genome shotgun sequence, the DNA window tttttacttatatGTACGTAACCCTCAGCATCGCAGGTTCGACTCGCTCTTGacctttttttatcaaaaaattattGACTAAAGCTAATATACGAAATAATGTAATCAATTACTTACGTGGATGGGCACGTGCGTATATTGGTTCAGCGCGCGGATTCCTTTGGGTTTCTTGTATAGCTGTTTGTAGTGActccaaacttgatgatttcCGCATGCCTAATGATGGTCCCACTTGCAATGctgtaaaacaatttaaaattatcaagtGAAAATACAAAGCACTGAATTTTGATAGGAAAGTGTCTGGTTGTATTGATATATAGATGTAAAGGTTAAGGTATTATTCCATAAAACAAACTAAGGTCTTAAAATACTACCTTGGAAAACACCACGACTAAcaggaataattttaatataatgttttatattttatattgcaatactaacatacatacattaatgcagatattaatttatttaaggctTATTCTTTTATTAAGAGTTAAGAGTATTCGTAATTTTTAGGTTTGCTAACAGTATCAAACGCTGTAGTTAGATTACaaatcacattattaaaaatgcagTTCAACATAAAATaccaaacatttaaaatcaatttgctGTCAAGCGAAGAAGTGTTGCGAAGGCGGTCGTAAGAGTAGTAATTTTTTGAGAggaaattattgttatatagtttactagcttttcgcccgtgtcgatgtcggttatatcgcgtttccaagacaACTCTgcaaaagtccggaataaaaactatcctatgttctttctcaaggtcaactctgtctctgtaccgaatttcattaaaatcagttcagtgctttagacatgaaagcgtaacagacagacaaagttactttcgcatttataataatagtagggaTTATGCTTACAGTTGATAGCTTTAATCTCCTTGATCTTCTTGTAGGTCCCGGTGGCCTTGGCGTCGAGCGCGGCGTGGCGCTTCTCCGACATGGAGCGGCGCCCCACCGCGTCGCGGCTGAAGCCCGCGCCCGACTCGCTGCCCGactcgccgccgccgctgcctcTGCACAGTTAAATACCGGTAGTAGTAAGAGCGGAGGGGAATCAGAGGCTAGAGGTTAAAGAGGAGTAAGAGGCTAACGTAATCAAACAGTAATTGTTAATAACCGTAGTCCGCACGTAAGTCCACAGggtttactttttaaacagttttttttaataccagtTGAGTATATTCAAATACGATTGAAGACTGCTACTCAAACTACTCCTGAACCTAGCTATCGCTGATCGAATTCTggcataaatattgaaatggatGGCTAGCTCATCACAAGAAAAGAGCATCAGTACGTCTTTCAAATATTCGGATGTAGGTATTTCGGATTTGATAAAATCgcactaaatataataaaatatatatggaAAGAAACCTACAtgtaacccaaaaaaaaaaagaaatgtgatGCGTTTTCTGAAAACATAAATCTACTATATGAATGTAATTAACCATcactaaaaatgtttcaatgacacatttaaaaaatattcatcacatTATAACAGTATTACTTACTTCGTAGTACCGTAGTCTTCTTCAATGATAACATTATGATGCGCAGGCGGCGACCGCGACATGTGCACATGCCCTAAGTTCTGTCTATAATGGTGACCATTCGCTACCGGCGCTTCGACTTGCGTCGCCATGTAATAACTCTCATTCCTCAAACCCGTCAGTCTATCTATCACTGGATTCCATCCATCCAACCGACTCCATTCAAAGCTATCTCTTTTGCTATCATGAGGAGCAGTATCTTTATCTCTTTCTAAATACCCTTTGCTGTCGTCTGATTGGTTGGAGACCcagctgttgttgttgtttatcGTGACTATGGAGGCGTGTTTCTTACTGCTTCTTCCGTCATGGCTGTCAAAGCCTTCGTTTTGGTTAGCGTCATACTTTTGGTGGTAATTATCGGCAGGTTTGTTCTCTTTGTCACTGCTCGCATTGTAGATCACAGTGTTGTAGTTTTGTGAGTTCTCATTTGAGTTGGTGGTATCGTTTCCATTTGGCGGCGTGTCGTCTTTCCACCTTGCTAAACTATCCATGCTGTCTGTAATgacaatattgattttattaatgttatgttCATTAGTATAATTTCTTAAGAACAACAGTTCGCTTGTTACTCCGAGAAGAAGGATCATTGTAAGGACCTCAGTTTGAGGGAATTTATAGTTGTGAGTGCTACTGCAAGGCCAAAAGACGCATATCGAGTGTTTGGGTTGTTAAAAACGGCAAAAATGGGTTTTTCTCGGGACATACCGACTCAAAGATGCCGAAGCCAAAAAGAAATGGAGGTGCAGAGTATgcatcagaaataaaaaatatgctgcaACAGATAGTACATCTAATATTACGGTGCGTAAAAAGCAGACCTCGTTAAAAACACTATCTCCAACGCAACAAGAAGctgatctaataaataaaaatatgggtgACAAAACATTGCGCCAGTCTCCTGTACAACATAGCACATTGTTATTTGACTCCCATATACTTACAGAATGCGAAACATCTGACGAGTCATACAATACTCCCAAAATATCAAGAAGTGTTGATAGAACAGTATCTGATTTAGTTTCGACCTCAGAAATGAAGTACACTATAGCTCAGCTCACACTTAAACTTGAAAGCACCGAAAATGAACTGGGAAATCTGTTGATCGAAAATAAGGACTTGCACAcacagataaacaaattaacctTAGAAAACCAAACTTTAAAATCCATATGTCATTCTGCTACGATTGATGACAGTCTTAAGCTCAAACAGAAGAAAACCCGTGCCCTGTCACATCAGCATAACACGTATTCT includes these proteins:
- the LOC113506010 gene encoding partitioning defective 3 homolog B-like isoform X1; the protein is MILLLGVTSELLFLRNYTNEHNINKINIVITDSMDSLARWKDDTPPNGNDTTNSNENSQNYNTVIYNASSDKENKPADNYHQKYDANQNEGFDSHDGRSSKKHASIVTINNNNSWVSNQSDDSKGYLERDKDTAPHDSKRDSFEWSRLDGWNPVIDRLTGLRNESYYMATQVEAPVANGHHYRQNLGHVHMSRSPPAHHNVIIEEDYGTTKGSGGGESGSESGAGFSRDAVGRRSMSEKRHAALDAKATGTYKKIKEIKAINSLQVGPSLGMRKSSSLESLQTAIQETQRNPRAEPIYARAHPPLKHWLTDDNNGPDIIRGSPQQSSLSHKKPSLLKSLSTMFRIGKPHKKPEQEVYGRSQPGRASEKSLSRDALERQSRIEEREKEEESKSQQRSEASHSRQGSSGSGGERANKRERRAPPYRAPPHQQHPQAMDSAWGPTGHYVNYEEIQQNLNARREKLSEVQIGQMRRQVNAQRAKAEEESRRAGAGGYHSQRSCREGGVRPQSNYYEYESAPPRRPGKLSHYH
- the LOC113506010 gene encoding uncharacterized protein LOC113506010 isoform X3 — encoded protein: MILLLGVTSELLFLRNYTNEHNINKINIVITDSMDSLARWKDDTPPNGNDTTNSNENSQNYNTVIYNASSDKENKPADNYHQKYDANQNEGFDSHDGRSSKKHASIVTINNNNSWVSNQSDDSKGYLERDKDTAPHDSKRDSFEWSRLDGWNPVIDRLTGLRNESYYMATQVEAPVANGHHYRQNLGHVHMSRSPPAHHNVIIEEDYGTTKGSGGGESGSESGAGFSRDAVGRRSMSEKRHAALDAKATGTYKKIKEIKAINSLQVGPSLGMRKSSSLESLQTAIQETQRNPRAEPIYARAHPPLKHWLTDDNNGPDIIRGSPQQSSLSHKKPSLLKSLSTMFRIGKPHKKPEQEVYGRSQPGRASEKSLSRDALERQSRIEEREKEEESKSQQRSEASHSRQGSSGSGGERANKRERRAPPYRAPPHQQHPQAMDSAWGPTGHYVNYEEIQQNLNARREKLSEVQIGQMRRQVNAQRAKAEEERSGWLPLTALL
- the LOC113506010 gene encoding partitioning defective 3 homolog B-like isoform X2 encodes the protein MILLLGVTSELLFLRNYTNEHNINKINIVITDSMDSLARWKDDTPPNGNDTTNSNENSQNYNTVIYNASSDKENKPADNYHQKYDANQNEGFDSHDGRSSKKHASIVTINNNNSWVSNQSDDSKGYLERDKDTAPHDSKRDSFEWSRLDGWNPVIDRLTGLRNESYYMATQVEAPVANGHHYRQNLGHVHMSRSPPAHHNVIIEEDYGTTKGSGGGESGSESGAGFSRDAVGRRSMSEKRHAALDAKATGTYKKIKEIKAINSLQVGPSLGMRKSSSLESLQTAIQETQRNPRAEPIYARAHPPLKHWLTDDNNGPDIIRGSPQQSSLSHKKPSLLKSLSTMFRIGKPHKKPEQEVYGRSQPGRASEKSLSRDALERQSRIEEREKEEESKSQQRSEASHSRQGSSGSGGERANKRERRAPPYRAPPHQQHPQAMDSAWGPTGHYVNYEEIQQNLNRRAGAGGYHSQRSCREGGVRPQSNYYEYESAPPRRPGKLSHYH